From Balearica regulorum gibbericeps isolate bBalReg1 chromosome 13, bBalReg1.pri, whole genome shotgun sequence, a single genomic window includes:
- the PSKH1 gene encoding serine/threonine-protein kinase H1, whose protein sequence is MGCGTSKVLPEPPKDVQLDLVKKVEPYTGHNDIYKHFIKDDCGTVIKAGSPSPPRHANPYPGNHLPAHVDQPEPRKNKVAKYRAKFDPRVTAKYDIKALIGRGSFSRVVRVEHKATKQPYAIKMIETKYREGREVCESELSVLRRVRHTNIIQLIEVFETQDRVYMVMELATGGELFDRIIAKGSFTERDATRVLQMVLDGVKYLHTLGITHRDLKPENLLYYHPGTDSKIMITDFGLASARKKGDDCLMKTTCGTPEYIAPEILVRKPYTNSVDMWALGVISYILLSGTMPFEDDNRTRLYRQILKGKYSYSGEPWPSVSNLAKDFIDRLLTVDPSDRMTALQALKHPWVVSMAASSSMKNLHRSISQNLLKRASSRCQSTKSAQSTRSSRSTKSNKSRRVRERELRELNLRYQQQYTG, encoded by the exons ATGGGCTGTGGGACAAGCAAAGTGCTTCCCGAGCCCCCCAAAGATGTGCAGCTAGACCTGGTTAAAAAAGTCGAACCTTACACGGGCCACAACGACATATACAAGCATTTCATCAAAGATGACTGTGGAACTGTCATCAAAGCTGGCTCTCCCTCACCTCCGCGCCACGCTAACCCGTATCCTGGGAaccacctgcctgcccacgTGGACCAGCCTGAACCCCGCAAGAACAAAGTGGCTAAATACCGTGCCAAATTTGACCCCAGAGTGACAGCCAAATATGACATTAAAGCCCTGATCGGGAGAGGGAGTTTTAGCCGCGTTGTACGGGTGGAACACAAAGCTACCAAGCAGCCCTACGCCATCAAGATGATAGAGACCAAATaccgggaggggagggaagtgTGCGAGTCGGAGCTTAGTGTGCTACGGCGGGTTCGGCACACCAATATCATCCAGCTTATCGAGGTGTTTGAGACCCAGGACCGTGTGTACATGGTGATGGAATTGGCGACCGGAGGAGAGCTGTTTGATCGAATCATCGCTAAAGGTTCCTTCACCGAGAGAGACGCTACGCGTGTGCTGCAGATGGTATTGGATGGCGTGAAGTACTTGCACACGCTGGGTATCACGCACCGGGACTTAAAACCGGAGAATCTGCTGTATTACCATCCGGGAACAGATTCCAAAATCATGATCACGGACTTCGGGCTGGCAAGCGCTCGGAAGAAAGGAGATGACTGCCTGATGAAAACCACGTGTGGGACCCCGGAGTACATTGCTCCCGAGATCCTGGTCAGGAAGCCGTACACGAACTCTGTGGACATGTGGGCACTGGGTGTTATCTCCTACATTCTCCTGAGTGGCACTATGCCCTTTGAAGATGACAACCGGACCCGCTTGTACCGGCAGatcctgaaaggaaaatacagttacTCAGGCGAG CCCTGGCCCAGTGTGTCCAACCTGGCCAAGGATTTCATCGATCGTCTACTCACGGTGGACCCCAGTGACAGGATGACAGCCCTTCAGGCCCTGAAGCACCCGTGGGTGGTCAGCATGGCAGCCTCTTCCTCCATGAAGAACCTACACCGTTCCATCTCGCAAAACCTTCTCAAGAGGGCGTCTTCCCGCTGCCAGAGCACCAAGTCCGCGCAGTCCACCCGCTCCAGCCGCTCCACCAAATCCAACAAGTCACGGCGGGTTCGGGAGCGGGAGCTGCGAGAGCTCAACCTGCGCTACCAGCAGCAGTACACTGGCTGA